Proteins found in one Gigantopelta aegis isolate Gae_Host chromosome 12, Gae_host_genome, whole genome shotgun sequence genomic segment:
- the LOC121386116 gene encoding dynein heavy chain-like, which yields MSMRVAAFVKRHALQYSVRVAAFLKRHALQYSVRDAAFVKRHALQYSVRVAAFVKRHALQYSVRVAAFLKRHALQYSVRVAAFLKRHALQYSVRVAAFVKRHALQYSVRDAAFSKRHALQYSVRDAAFVKRHALQYSVRVAAFVKRHALQYSVRVAAFVKRHALQYSVRDAAFSKRHALQYSVRDAAFVKRHALQYSVRDAAFSKRHALQYSVRVAASVKRHALQYSVRDAFLKRHALQYSVRDAAFLERHALQYSVRDAAFLKRHALQYSVRDAAFLKRHALQYSVRDAAFSKRHALQYSVRVAAYVKRHALQYSVRDAAFVKRHALQYSVRDAAFVKRHALQYSYSVRVAAYVKRHALQYSVRDAAFVKRHALQYSVRDAAFVKRHALQYSVRDAAFSKRHALQYSVRVAASVKRHALQYSVRDAAFLKRHALQYSVRDAAFSKRHALQYSVRVAASVKRHALQYSVRDAAFLKRHALQYSVRDAAFLERHALQYSVRDAAFLKRHALQYSVRDAAFSKRHALQYSVRVAAYVKRHALQYSVRDAAFVKRHALQYSVRDAAFVKRHALQYSVRDAALQRM from the exons atgagca TGAGAGTTGCAGCGTTTGTAAAACGACACGCTCTACAGTATTCAGTGAGAGTTGCAGCGTTTTTAAAACGACACGCTCTACAGTATTCAGTGAGAGATGCAGCGTTTGTAAAACGACACGCTCTACAGTATTCAGTGAGAGTTGCAGCGTTTGTAAAACGACACGCTCTACAGTATTCAGTGAGAGTTGCAGCGTTTTTAAAACGACACGCTCTACAGTATTCAGTGAGAGTTGCAGCGTTTTTAAAACGACACGCTCTACAGTATTCAGTGAGAGTTGCAGCGTTTGTAAAACGACACGCTCTACAGTATTCAGTGAGAGATGCAGCGTTTTCAAAACGACACGCTCTACAGTATTCAGTGAGAGACGCAGCGTTTGTAAAACGACACGCTCTACAGTATTCAGTGAGAGTTGCAGCGTTTGTAAAACGACACGCTCTACAGTATTCAGTGAGAGTTGCAGCGTTTGTAAAACGACACGCTCTACAGTATTCAGTGAGAGATGCAGCGTTTTCAAAACGACACGCTCTACAGTATTCAGTGAGAGACGCAGCGTTTGTAAAACGACACGCTCTACAGTATTCAGTGAGAGACGCAGCGTTTTCTAAACGACACGCTCTACAGTATTCAGTGAGAGTTGCAGCGTCTGTAAAACGACACGCTCTACAGTATTCAGTGAGAGATGCGTTTTTAAAACGACACGCTCTACAGTATTCAGTGAGAGATGCAGCGTTTTTAGAACGACACGCTCTACAGTATTCAGTGAGAGATGCAGCGTTTTTAAAACGACACGCTCTACAGTATTCAGTGAGAGATGCAGCGTTTTTAAAACGACACGCTCTACAGTATTCAGTGAGAGATGCAGCGTTTTCAAAACGACACGCTCTACAGTATTCAGTGAGAGTTGCAGCGTATGTAAAACGACACGCTCTACAGTATTCAGTGAGAGATGCAGCGTTTGTAAAACGACACGCTCTACAGTATTCAGTGAGAGACGCAGCGTTTGTAAAACGACACGCTCTACAGTATTCA TATTCAGTGAGAGTTGCAGCGTATGTAAAACGACACGCTCTACAGTATTCAGTGAGAGATGCAGCGTTTGTAAAACGACACGCTCTACAGTATTCGGTGAGAGACGCAGCGTTTGTAAAACGACACGCTCTACAGTATTCGGTGAGAGACGCAGCGTTTTCTAAACGACACGCTCTACAGTATTCAGTGAGAGTTGCAGCGTCTGTAAAACGACACGCTCTACAGTATTCAGTGAGAGATGCAGCGTTTTTAAAACGACACGCTCTACAGTATTCAGTGAGAGACGCAGCGTTTTCTAAACGACACGCTCTACAGTATTCAGTGAGAGTTGCAGCGTCTGTAAAACGACACGCTCTACAGTATTCAGTGAGAGATGCAGCGTTTTTAAAACGACACGCTCTACAGTATTCAGTGAGAGATGCAGCGTTTTTAGAACGACACGCTCTACAGTATTCAGTGAGAGATGCAGCGTTTTTAAAACGACACGCTCTACAGTATTCAGTGAGAGATGCAGCGTTTTCAAAACGACACGCTCTACAGTATTCAGTGAGAGTTGCAGCGTATGTAAAACGACATGCTCTACAGTATTCAGTGAGAGATGCAGCGTTTGTAAAACGACACGCTCTACAGTATTCAGTGAGAGACGCAGCGTTTGTAAAACGACATGCTCTACAGTATTCAGTGAGAGATGCAGCGTTGCAGCGTATGTAA